The Comamonas sp. GB3 AK4-5 genome includes a region encoding these proteins:
- a CDS encoding LysR family transcriptional regulator has product MEHLGALQVFVRAGETRSFTAAGQQLGISASAVSKAIVRLEARLGVRLFHRSTRTIHLTPEGTLFLERCRRILCEVEAAEAELQHTQATPSGLLRISLPSVGSLFMPLLGAFQRLYPDITLDIDYSDRLVDVIEEGFDAVIRSGTPSDSRLTARRLGSCRRVLIGSPAYFAQTGTPERPEDLARHACLLYRFPSTGKLDVWPVLRGSALSPQELPVGMVTNTLDPQLSFAEQGFGIACLPELAVHAPLQQGRLVTVLDAYNQEQMVFYVLWPASRQLSPKIRAFVDFVAARLFRPWPEGVGTPVSDSGAPA; this is encoded by the coding sequence ATGGAACATCTGGGCGCATTGCAGGTGTTTGTGCGGGCCGGTGAGACGCGCAGCTTCACTGCGGCGGGGCAGCAGCTGGGTATCTCGGCCTCGGCCGTCAGCAAGGCCATCGTGCGGCTGGAAGCGCGCCTGGGCGTGCGCCTGTTCCACCGCTCCACACGCACCATCCACCTGACGCCCGAGGGCACCTTGTTTCTGGAGCGCTGCCGCCGCATCCTCTGCGAAGTCGAAGCGGCAGAGGCCGAGCTGCAGCACACACAGGCCACGCCCAGCGGCCTGCTGCGTATCAGCCTGCCCTCGGTGGGGAGCTTGTTCATGCCTTTGCTGGGCGCGTTTCAGCGGCTGTACCCCGACATCACGCTGGACATCGACTATTCCGACCGGCTGGTGGATGTGATCGAGGAAGGCTTTGATGCCGTGATTCGCTCCGGCACGCCCAGCGACTCCCGCCTGACCGCGCGGCGCCTGGGCAGCTGCCGCCGCGTGCTGATTGGCAGCCCGGCCTATTTCGCCCAAACCGGCACACCCGAGCGCCCCGAGGACCTGGCCCGCCACGCCTGCCTGCTCTACCGCTTTCCCAGCACCGGCAAGCTGGATGTGTGGCCGGTGCTGCGCGGCAGCGCCCTGTCGCCCCAGGAGCTGCCGGTGGGCATGGTGACCAACACCCTGGACCCGCAGCTGAGCTTTGCCGAGCAGGGTTTTGGCATTGCCTGCCTGCCCGAGCTGGCGGTGCATGCCCCGCTGCAGCAAGGCCGGTTGGTCACGGTGCTGGACGCCTACAACCAGGAGCAGATGGTGTTTTATGTGCTGTGGCCCGCCAGCCGCCAGCTCTCGCCCAAGATCCGGGCCTTTGTGGACTTTGTCGCGGCACGGCTGTTTCGGCCTTGGCCCGAGGGCGTGGGCACGCCGGTCAGCGACAGCGGCGCCCCCGCATGA